GGATGCGACAGTAGAACGCTGATGACGCTGACACCACGCTGAATTGCGCTGATAGGTAAGGAGACAGTGATGAAAGCTCAGCGCAGATCAGCGTCTCATCAACGTCATCGGCGTTCCACTTGCCTACTACCTTCCCACGTCCTCGAACTCACCCACCGAGGGGGCTATGGGCCAGTGCAGACCGCGCTGGCCGGAGAGGCCGCGGTTGGGGCCGGGCGCGAAGGGGCGGGCCGGGACCCCTACTAGCTTGCCTTCCTGCACCCAGGCCTCGTCGCCGTCGTGGAGTTCTTGGATGAGCGCGGCCGTCAGCCGCTCCTTGATGTCCTGGTGCTCGGGCGATTGGCTGAGGTCGTGCAGCTCCTTGGGGTCGTTCTCCATGTCGAACAGCTGGGTAACGTTGCCCAGGGGGTAGTATATCAGCTTGTAGCGCCGATCGCGGACCATGCGGGTGGCGCGGGCTCCATTGGAGATCTCCCCAAAGAGGTAGTCCCGTCTCTGCTCACCCACCATAGAGATGCCCTCGACGGTGTCGGGGATGGGCAGCCCGGCAAGGTCCAGAAGCGTGGGCATGACGTCCTGCAGACCCACCAGCCGATTGTCCACCCGGTGATGACCCACGCGCTCGTCCCCGGCCGTGCCCAACAGGATCATGGGCACGCGGGCGGAGTCCTCGTAGAACCAGCGCTTCTGCCAGAGCCCGTGGGTACCCAGCAGGTCCCCGTGGTCCGAAGTGAACATAATGATGGTGTTGTCCAGCAGTCCTTCCTCCCTGATGGCCCCGATGACCACCCGGATCTGGTGGTCAATGTGGGTGCAGAGGGCGTAGAAGGCTCGCCTGGCTCCTCGAATCTCGGCCTCGCTCAGACGGCTCCACTGCTCGCGGAACTCCCGCAGCGCTGGCGGCAGAGTGGCCTCGTTCTGGGCCCACTCGCCCGCGAAAGGCATGTCTATCTCCACATCGCGGTAGATCTCCAGGTAGGCCTGGAGGGGAGCCAAGGGCGGATGGGGGTGGCAGTAGGATAGGTACCACAGGCTAGGACGGGTGGGATCGCGTCGCTTGATGAAGCGCACCATCTCCCGGGTGGTCCAGTTAGTGACGTGGCAGTACTCGGGCAGATGCCAGGGGCGCCACAGGTACTCGTTGTTGCACATGCCGTGGGCGAACTGCTGGCCGGCGTATCCCTGGTCTCCCAGGAAGAGCTCGTAGTCGTCCACCACGCCGAACTGAACCCGGCCCTCCTCGCCCAGCATCACGTCGTCGAAGCCGATGCGGTTCCGCTGAGGGTAGACATGCATTTTGCCCGAGGCGTAGGCCTGGTACCCGGCGTCGCGGAAGGTCTGGGCCAGCGTGGGGACGTCGGGCATGAGCATCCGGTCGGTGTAGACCCGGTCGCCGTGGGTGCGAGGGGTGGTGCCGGTCATGAGGGTGCGGCGGGCAGGGATGCACACCGGGCACTCGGAGTAAGCCTGGGAGAAGAGGACGCCATTGCGGGCCAGCTGATCGAGGGTGGGTGTGAGGAGCGAGAGATGGCCCTCGATGCCCAGGTGCGAACCTGCCCAATGGTCGGTGCAGATCAGCAGTACGTTCGGTCGGTGCGGCATGATGCAGGTGTCTCCTTAGTAGTGGATGACGGGCAATGCATAGTGGGTAGTAGCCGTCAAGTGTTGACCAGCCCTGACCCACTAAGCACTGCCCACGTCCTCTAGCTCTCGTCCTTCACGAAGATGGACAGGAGGACGCTGACGATGCTGACGACGATGCTGCCCAGCAGGGCGGCCCAGAAGCCCTGCACGGCGAAGTCAATGCCCAGGCTGCCGCCGATGGCGCTGGCCAGCCAGAGCATGAGGGCGTTGATCACCAGCGTGAACAGGCCCAGGGTGAGGGCTACCAGAGGGCAGGTGAGGGCGGCGACGATGGGACGGATGAGGGCATTCACCAGGCCAAAGATGAACGCCATTCCCAGCATACCTAGAACCCCATTCTCGTAGCTGATGCCGGGCACGATTTGGACTGCCACCCAGAGGGCTACGGCAGTGATGACCAGGCGAGTGAGAAACCTCATTAGCGACCTCCTGAGCCTGAAACAAAAGAGGCTAACGTGCCGGCCGGGCGCCGGCCCGCCGCCATTATACGCGAATGGCGGCAGACGGCCACCGCGTCGGGGTAGGCGCGGGGCCAGGGCAGGCACAGTGGCCTGCCCCTACCACGGGACAACGCGGTTGGGGCGGCGCCCGGCCGCCCGGCTCTGGGCAGTCGGGTGCATCTCGTCTATCATGGCTGCCGACCAAAGCGATCAATCCCGTCTCGCCGGACGGGGAAGGATGGTAGGACAATGGACAAAGTGCGGTTCGCATTCGTCGGGTTTCGCCACGGGCACATCTTCAGTCTCTATGACCTAGCCCGGAGTCGGGAGGACGTCGAGGTGGTGGCCGCCTGCGAAGAGGACGAGGCTACCCGCTCCGGGCTGGCCCAATCCGGCCGGGTGCAGATCACCCACTCTTCGTACCGGGAGCTGCTCGACTCCGTCGCCTGCGACGTGATTGCGGTGGGAGACTACTACGGCAAGCGGGGCGGCATCATCATCGAGGCCTTGCGCCGCGGCAAGCACGCCATCGCCGACAAGCCCATCTGCACCTCTCTGGGGGAACTGAACGAGATCGAGCGGCTGGCGAAGGCCGGGAGGCTGGCGGTGGGCTGCCAGTTGGACATGCGCAACGGCGGCACCATGCTGGAGACGCGGAGGTTGGTGCGGGCCGGCGAGATCGGCGAGGTGCACGTGATCGTGGTCACCGGTCAGCACCCTCTGCTCTATGGCACTCGGCCGGGCTGGTACTTCGAGCCCGGCAAGCACGGTGGCACCATCAATGACATCGGCATCCACGCCGTTGACGCCATCCCCTGGATCACGGGGGAGACCTTCGTCCGGCTGGAGGCGGCTCGAGCCTGGAACGCCCGCCTGCCTCAGGAACCCAGCTTCCAGGACGCGGGGCAGTTCATGGCTACGCTCAGCAACGGCTGTGGGGTGCTGTGTGACGTCTCCTATCTCTCGCCCGACAAGATGGGATACCGGATGCCTCAGTACTGGCGCATGATGTTATCGGGGTCGAAGGGGCTGCTCGAGGCCATCCCCACCGCCAACCAGGTGATCGTGTACCGCAGTGACGCCGAGGAACCGGAGGTGATCGCCACCGGAGTGGGCAACCGTGGGGGCTACCTGGAATCGTTCCTAAGGGAAGTCCGGGGCGATACTGCTGGCGTTGACCTCAGCTCGGCGGAAGTGCTCGCCGCCAGCCGCGTCGCCCTCACCATTCAGCAGGCGGCCGATCAGGGTCAGACGCAGGTGAAGCTGTCGTAGATGCCTGTCCTGGGAGCGGCCGCGGTAGCCGCTCCCGCCGGGGGCGCAGCGGGACGAGGGGGAGCGGGAACCGGGCTTGGCTCGTAAAGCCGGGGCCAGGCCCGGACTGCACTGGATCATCCCCAGCCGGCCGTAGAGCCTGCCCTGAGCGAAGCGAAGGGGCCGGCTTCGCCTCTCTAGCACGCGGCTTCAGCCCGTGCTTCCTGGCCCCAGGAACGCCGTCCGTCGTCCGCTCAGTAGATGAACGGTATCAGGAAGTACGTGTCCCGCACGTAGCCCTGCCACCGCTCGCCGAACTGCCTGGCGATGGCAGCTTCCTCTAGCCGGGCGCGGTAGATGGACAGGGGGAGGAACAACACCAGGGTAGCCACCACCCCCCAGAGGCTGTGTAGCGCCAGAGCCAGGCCGACCAAGCCGATGATCACGCCCAGGTAGAGCGGGTGCCGGACGTAGCGGTACGGCCCCACCTCCAGGAATGTCTCCGAGCGGAGCTCGATCATGCCCAGGGCTTCCAGGCGCAGGTAGGCCAGCGCCCAGGCGAAGATGGCGAAGCCGGTGGCAAAGAGGACAATGCCCAGCGTCGTGCTCGTGGACGCCGACAGCAGCGACTGGGTCTTGGCCGCCAGGCTAATGAGGACGACGGCTATGAAGGCGGCGATGTGGGCTAAGCTGATGAGTTGGTCTCGCTTCACTGGGCTCGCTCCGCGCTGACTCTGAGCTGCGTCTCTCCGGTGGGGACGGCGGCGACTCTGCTAGGGCCGGGCATGGCCCCCGTCATGCTCCGTCTGCAGTTGAGGTGGGCGCCGGGCCGGCGCTCACTTGAGGCGGCTCAGCCATTCGTCTAGGTCGCGGGCGAGTACCTCGTTAGTGGGCCGCACGGCTTCGGCGTAGGCGGCCAGCGCCTTGCGCGCCGCCGGGTCGCGCCCGGGCCGCAGGACGAAGTAGTCTCCCTCGAGTTCCTCCCCGGTGTCGGTCTTGCGCACGCGGTACTTGTCGTACAGTCCCTTCGGTTCTCCCATTTCTGCACCTCTAGCATTGCGGCTAACCTAGAATGACCCAGCCTCGGGTCGCTTCGCTCCAGGATAGTACTGATCTGGCGGTTTCTGTAAAGCGCCAAGCGTCGACCGGCTGGGCTGGGCAGGAATAGCCCCGCTCCCCCCGGGCAGTCGACGACCGTGGGCGCAGGTTGGTCGGGCCAAGTTGGGACGTGCGCCTCGCGCGTGGGCGCGCGAACTCCTCAAGTGGAGCATCGCCCAGAGCGGGGCTGGCCTCCTCGCGGGCTGGCATCAGCGGCGGCCGTGCTTCTGTCGTGCCATGATGCCTGGAGTGGGGACGAGAGAGATGGTCAGACAGCTCACGCGAATCCCTCTCGATGAGTTTCCGGGCAGTCGACGACCGTGGGTGCAGGTTGGTCGGGCCGAGTTGGGACGTGCACCTCGCGTGTGGGCGCGCGGACTCCTCATGGGGGTGACGGGCGTGTGGCGCGTCGACTCCCTAGGTTGTGTGGGGTTGGCTCCGCGGTACCGTCTGCTCCGTCCTGGACCGGCTTTGCCCCTCTGCGTCCTTGCGTGA
The Anaerolineae bacterium DNA segment above includes these coding regions:
- a CDS encoding Gfo/Idh/MocA family oxidoreductase yields the protein MDKVRFAFVGFRHGHIFSLYDLARSREDVEVVAACEEDEATRSGLAQSGRVQITHSSYRELLDSVACDVIAVGDYYGKRGGIIIEALRRGKHAIADKPICTSLGELNEIERLAKAGRLAVGCQLDMRNGGTMLETRRLVRAGEIGEVHVIVVTGQHPLLYGTRPGWYFEPGKHGGTINDIGIHAVDAIPWITGETFVRLEAARAWNARLPQEPSFQDAGQFMATLSNGCGVLCDVSYLSPDKMGYRMPQYWRMMLSGSKGLLEAIPTANQVIVYRSDAEEPEVIATGVGNRGGYLESFLREVRGDTAGVDLSSAEVLAASRVALTIQQAADQGQTQVKLS
- a CDS encoding phage holin family protein — encoded protein: MRFLTRLVITAVALWVAVQIVPGISYENGVLGMLGMAFIFGLVNALIRPIVAALTCPLVALTLGLFTLVINALMLWLASAIGGSLGIDFAVQGFWAALLGSIVVSIVSVLLSIFVKDES
- a CDS encoding sulfatase-like hydrolase/transferase, which encodes MPHRPNVLLICTDHWAGSHLGIEGHLSLLTPTLDQLARNGVLFSQAYSECPVCIPARRTLMTGTTPRTHGDRVYTDRMLMPDVPTLAQTFRDAGYQAYASGKMHVYPQRNRIGFDDVMLGEEGRVQFGVVDDYELFLGDQGYAGQQFAHGMCNNEYLWRPWHLPEYCHVTNWTTREMVRFIKRRDPTRPSLWYLSYCHPHPPLAPLQAYLEIYRDVEIDMPFAGEWAQNEATLPPALREFREQWSRLSEAEIRGARRAFYALCTHIDHQIRVVIGAIREEGLLDNTIIMFTSDHGDLLGTHGLWQKRWFYEDSARVPMILLGTAGDERVGHHRVDNRLVGLQDVMPTLLDLAGLPIPDTVEGISMVGEQRRDYLFGEISNGARATRMVRDRRYKLIYYPLGNVTQLFDMENDPKELHDLSQSPEHQDIKERLTAALIQELHDGDEAWVQEGKLVGVPARPFAPGPNRGLSGQRGLHWPIAPSVGEFEDVGR